A stretch of DNA from Parvularcula bermudensis HTCC2503:
AGGGTCCGGCGCCCCGCTGCCCGCAAACGCCGGACCGAAGATCAGCGTATCGCGATACTCCGACACGTCCGTGCGGTCCTTGATGTGCTGGAAGAACCAGGCGCTGTCTTTGGTATCGCCATAGAAGACGGCACCGACGATCCTGTCACCTTCGAGCACAAGACGCTTGTAGATGCCTTTCGCCGCATCGCGGAACACGACCTCTTCACGCCCCTCACCGGTCTGGAAATCGCCAGCGGAGAAAAGATCGACGCCGGTGACCTTGAGTTTCGTTGAAACTTCAGAGCCCAGATATTCCGCTTCGCAATCTTCGCAAAGCTGCGCGGCAATAACCTTCGCCATCTCGTAGAGCGGAGCGACGAGACCATAGCAGATGCCGCGATGCTCGACACACTCGCCCACGGCAAAGATGTCAGGGTCCGAGGTGCGAAGATCATCACCGACGACGATGCCACGACCAATTTCGAGGCCGGCGTCCTTAGCCAGCTCCGTGCTGGGACGGATACCGGCCGCCATGCAGACCAGATCGGCCTCGATAACACGCCCATTGTCCAGACGGACGCCCTCCACCCTCTCCGTGCCGAGAATTTCCTTCGTATTGGCCTTGGTCAGGACCTCGATGCCCCGGCGCTCTATCGCTGCCTGGAGGAGATGGCCTGCTGGCTCGTCCAGCTGCCGCTCCATCAGGGTCGGCGCGAGGTGAAGCACCGTGACGTCCATCCCCCGCTTCTTGAGGCCAACGGCAGCCTCCAACCCCAAAAGCCCGCCGCCGATGACGACCGCGCGCCCGCCCTGCTCGGCGGCGGCCAGCATTTTTTCGACGTCATCGAGGTCACGGTAGCCGAGCACGCCATCAAGGTCGTGCCCGGGAACGGGAATGATAAAGGGCGTCGATCCAGTCGCGATCAGGAGCTTGTCATATTCTGCCTGCGTTCCATCCGCCGCAGTGACGGTCTTCCGCTGTCGGTCGATTTCCGTCACCCGCTTGCCGCGGTGAAGGGTAACGCCGTTTTGTTCGTACCAGGCGTCGTCGTGGATGATGATGTCCTCGAAGGCCTTCTCACCGGAAAGGACCGGCGAGAGCATGATCCGGTCGTAGTTGACGCGAGGCTCGGCGTTGAAGATCGTGACGTCGTACGCGCCCGGCGCGCGCTCGAACAGATGGTCGAGCACCCGTCCGGGAGCCATGCCGTTACCGATGATGACGAGACGGTTGCGTGCCATTGCGCATCCCCTTTCGACGGCGAGCGGCGAACCGCTCGGTTGATGGAAGCAGTTGATGTCCATCCGCTCGAAACGAGCGGCGAACCCACTTTTCATCGTCGAAAAGTAAGGAGGCGCAGACATTGCGCTGCACCAATACTGGCACGAAAATGCCTCTCCCGCAATGGGATACCCCCGAAACAATCGTCAGGAAGCTTCAGGACGAAGGATTTTCACCGATAAGCGCCCTCGCTGCGGCAAGGTCCTCCGGCGTGTTGATATTGATGAACGGATCCGTCGGCGTGGTGGCGAAAACGGTTGGCACCGATCCGATCCTGAGGTGAAAAGCCTGCAGCA
This window harbors:
- the nirB gene encoding nitrite reductase large subunit NirB — translated: MARNRLVIIGNGMAPGRVLDHLFERAPGAYDVTIFNAEPRVNYDRIMLSPVLSGEKAFEDIIIHDDAWYEQNGVTLHRGKRVTEIDRQRKTVTAADGTQAEYDKLLIATGSTPFIIPVPGHDLDGVLGYRDLDDVEKMLAAAEQGGRAVVIGGGLLGLEAAVGLKKRGMDVTVLHLAPTLMERQLDEPAGHLLQAAIERRGIEVLTKANTKEILGTERVEGVRLDNGRVIEADLVCMAAGIRPSTELAKDAGLEIGRGIVVGDDLRTSDPDIFAVGECVEHRGICYGLVAPLYEMAKVIAAQLCEDCEAEYLGSEVSTKLKVTGVDLFSAGDFQTGEGREEVVFRDAAKGIYKRLVLEGDRIVGAVFYGDTKDSAWFFQHIKDRTDVSEYRDTLIFGPAFAGSGAPDPMAAVAALPGDAEICGCNGVCKSKIEGAITGEGLTTIDEVRAHTKASASCGSCTGLVEQLLALTLGDEFDPDAVKPVCGCTDLSHDEVRRLIVAGELKSIPSVMQQLEWKTSCGCAKCRPAINYYLVCAWPGEYVDDGQSRFINERVHANIQKDGTYSVVPRMWGGMTSPSELRAIADVADKFAIPTVKVTGGQRIDLLGVQKEDLPAVWADLNAAGLVSGHAYAKGLRTVKTCVGTDWCRFGTQDSTGLGVKLERFLWGSWAPHKVKLAVSGCPRNCAEATCKDIGVVCVDSGYEIHYAGAAGMHVKGTELLCTVPTEKDAIQYIGALMQMYREQGWYLDRIYKWAAKVGTDYVRDTLDDPAERQAYYDRFVYSQQFMQDDPWAARVAGKDAHEFEPITISRELEAV